A stretch of the Halomonas sp. BDJS001 genome encodes the following:
- the cobJ gene encoding precorrin-3B C(17)-methyltransferase: protein MSGWLKIVGLGPGSEAMVTPEVTAALQEATDVVGYVPYVNRVAPRAGLVRHGSDNREEIRRAEQALQLALEGHKVVVVSSGDPGVFAMAAAVFEALEAGDAQWRALDIQVLPGISAMLAASASVGAPLGHDFCCINLSDNLKPWALIEKRLRLAAEADFAMAFYNPRSKARPAGFERTLDVLREACGPDRLIIFARAVSTPEESIRVTTLGQATPEMADMRTLVIVGSQQTRLIEGDGAPLVYTPRFSQ from the coding sequence ATGAGCGGCTGGCTGAAAATCGTCGGTCTGGGGCCGGGCTCAGAGGCCATGGTCACTCCCGAAGTAACGGCCGCACTGCAGGAAGCCACTGACGTGGTGGGCTATGTGCCCTACGTTAACCGGGTCGCGCCGCGTGCTGGATTAGTCCGCCACGGCTCGGACAACCGCGAAGAGATCCGCCGCGCGGAGCAGGCGCTACAGCTGGCGCTTGAGGGCCATAAGGTAGTGGTGGTGTCTTCCGGCGACCCCGGCGTCTTTGCCATGGCCGCTGCGGTGTTCGAGGCCCTGGAAGCGGGCGATGCCCAGTGGCGCGCGCTTGATATTCAGGTGCTGCCGGGCATTTCCGCCATGCTGGCCGCCAGCGCAAGCGTCGGCGCACCGCTGGGGCATGACTTCTGCTGCATTAATTTATCCGACAATTTGAAGCCCTGGGCGCTGATTGAAAAGCGCCTGCGTTTGGCTGCCGAGGCTGACTTCGCCATGGCATTCTACAACCCGCGCTCCAAGGCGCGCCCGGCTGGCTTTGAGCGCACGCTGGACGTACTGCGGGAAGCCTGCGGGCCGGATCGATTGATCATCTTCGCCCGGGCGGTTTCAACCCCGGAAGAGTCAATTCGAGTCACCACCCTAGGGCAAGCGACGCCGGAAATGGCCGATATGCGCACGCTGGTGATTGTCGGTTCTCAGCAGACGCGATTGATTGAGGGGGATGGAGCGCCGCTGGTGTATACGCCGCGTTTCTCCCAGTGA
- the cobI gene encoding precorrin-2 C(20)-methyltransferase produces the protein MTQGTVYGVGLGPGSQDLMSVRADRLIRGATHVAYFRKKGRCGHARTIVEGMIPPGAIELPMEYPVTTEIPFDDPRYNELLAAFYERSVAQLIEMAEAGCDVVVLCEGDPFFYGSFMHLYTRLLNRVPISVVPGITGMSAAWTATDQPITWGDDILTVLMATLPEDALAERIAQTDALVVMKIGRNLAKLRRALVHVGREGEAWLIEYAAMSQQRVLPLSEVGESVPYFSIVLIHGNGRRP, from the coding sequence GCGTTGGCCTGGGGCCAGGCAGCCAAGACTTGATGAGCGTGCGCGCCGACCGCCTGATACGCGGGGCGACCCACGTGGCCTATTTTCGTAAAAAGGGCCGCTGTGGCCATGCGCGCACTATCGTGGAGGGCATGATCCCGCCCGGCGCCATCGAGCTGCCCATGGAGTACCCGGTCACCACGGAAATTCCTTTCGACGACCCGCGCTACAATGAGCTGCTGGCGGCTTTCTATGAACGCAGCGTGGCCCAGCTGATCGAGATGGCCGAGGCCGGGTGCGATGTGGTGGTGCTGTGTGAAGGCGACCCGTTTTTCTATGGCTCCTTCATGCACCTCTACACGCGACTGCTGAATCGCGTGCCCATCTCGGTGGTGCCGGGGATTACCGGGATGTCAGCGGCTTGGACTGCTACCGATCAGCCGATTACCTGGGGCGATGACATCCTGACCGTGCTGATGGCCACCCTCCCCGAAGACGCGTTGGCCGAGCGCATCGCCCAAACCGATGCGCTGGTAGTGATGAAGATTGGCCGCAACCTGGCTAAGCTACGCCGCGCCTTGGTTCACGTGGGCCGCGAGGGCGAAGCATGGCTGATTGAGTATGCCGCCATGTCGCAACAAAGAGTGCTGCCATTGAGTGAGGTTGGCGAGAGCGTGCCGTACTTCTCGATTGTGCTGATCCATGGCAACGGGAGGCGGCCATGA